The following DNA comes from Athene noctua chromosome 1, bAthNoc1.hap1.1, whole genome shotgun sequence.
GGTGCTCCCACTTATTTCAAGACTCATGACAGGCATCTCTTCCAGTCATGTACACGCTCAGCGTGAGAACTCTCTTTCCTCACTGAAGGTTTCCTTCAAGATTACTTTGAAACTACCTTTACTCTgggttggaaagaaaaaaagcactacCCTACTTTGAAGAGACATACGGTGTATAGATTCAAGAGCTGATAGCCACCATTAAAAATACTCTATATcttaagatacttttttttttttttttctctttcttccctagGAGTAGTTTGATGCCTGTTACATAAAAGGCTCTAGCTATATTTTAAGCTAAACCACTTAGGTCAGGGTAATAGTTACTTCCCTTACCACAAATGATGCCAGCAGTTCAGCCAGTGGTTGAGCTTTGGTTGTCATCTTGTCAGTTAatcaaaataaacagaatttgtgCATGCAGAATCAACTCCAGAATCTAGGATTAGTGCAATTTATTCTTCCCTCTTGCCTTGCAGGTtaccgggggtggggggcagggggaaggtgtGTATGACAAGGGAAGAAGTAGGTAGGTTTTTCCCAAGCTGAAAGGGTGAGCCATCATTTACCTGTATCGGGTAGGTTCAAAAGGAAGACAGAGAATATACTGATTAGAGAGGAGCTGGACACAAGGTGTTGAAGCAAAGCCCGTACACCTGAATGCCATATAACCCTAGAGTAACTTTATTATTTAATCTATAATTTAATAGTAGACctataaaataattacattatacttaaagcatttcttcattttttgttttcatttataaaacaaaaattaaatacagttttaaccATTACAAGCTCAACCCAGTTTTTACATAAACACAGCTCCTAGAAGGAGCTTTAAGCTGCAGCATATTCATATTGCAAACTGGTGAAAACCCAGGCAGGGCATAGCTTAAAGATAAAGAAtcttgcacattttttttaactgaagttaCTAGGGTGCTTTTCTCTCTCTAGTCCAAAACGCCCGACTTTCAGTTCATTTCTTTCAAGAGGAGACTGTGATCCATGGAGTCTTAGTAGATTATAGCTTTTGACACCTTcatccccaccccacccaccccaacACCCTCAAGCATAGATGAACTGTGCCCATTTGGTGGCTGGCACGGCGCTGTGGCGGTGCAGCAGTGACAGTCTCCACAGCAATCCCTGCGCGAGGAGTCTCCCTGTGCACTCCTGGCGTGCTGAAAGATCACAGCAGAAAAGCCATGGCTGTTCATGTAATAGGGCTAACAGACCAGCCAACCTCATCCTGCCCGTGCCAATCCCCATAAACCGCTTGGTGAGCTCTCGCGGAGCTCAGTCCCAAAAGCCTCTTAGAGCAGCCTGTCTCACATAATAGAGACCTGTGGCACTGAACCCCTGGCTGGCCAGAGTGCAAAACACGTTAACCCCTCAAAGGGGCTGCATGTGAAGAGGCTGGCGGGAAAGGGCTCCCGCAGAAAGCTGGTTTCACTAGATGCAGATGCTGAACTGTGAGACATGCATCAGGGAGTCGGCGTGTCATTTTTAATTTGTAAGCTTCAGACAATTGAGCGCGCATGGGCTTTGGTTTGGGGGAAGGGGATGGTTTGTCTTGAGACATAGCTGGGACTAATACAGATCAGAACTGCAGCAAATGGGATATACAGGACACGCTAAACTCCATCAACTGAATAACAACATAGTATGATTTTAAATGAACTGCAAGTGTTCACCAACACTGATTATGTAGGACTCAAAAACTGAGAGGACCACCAGTACTGTAGCAATTACAATTTACTCTCTCCCTGTTCCTACAGCTGTGACCCATCCCAGCAGTACTGAGTGATGGGTTTGTCCTCTAACACTAACATGTTAACATGGTTTCCAATCATGGGCGAGACACCACTCCCAAAACCTGATGACACTGATGTAGCTTTTGTATTCAGTCCAGCAATGACCAAATTTTGTCCTTCGAGCGACAGTGCTTTTATGCTTTAAGGGAAACATCGTTCCCTTGAGTATTCTCAGCTCCTCCCCCACTACACTCCCACCTTCCCCGGTCTGAGCAGGCATAAATATAAGGTCATAAATGATGTTGTCCTTTTTGGAGTAAGAAACACACATATATCTAACACACAAAACCCTACCAAAAGCCTAGTTCAACCATGTCCATTTTAAGCCAGGCAGCTGACCTAGCAACCAAATCTCTTACTCAACATTATTTTAATCTCTGGCATATTCTGCCACAAGAAAAATATACATGGCTAGGTCTATAATACTTTAAACAGCTGTTTACTATAGCTAGGTTACAAAATAAACACGGCTGTAGAGACCACGTGTTCAATATACTCTAACCACAACAGCATCAGAACCCACCCTCAGTCTGCTCTGTGGTCACAGCGGCTGACCCAGTGCCTCGCCCTCTTCCCCTCGCTTCTTATCTGCCATTCAGACAACAACCCCTGAACCGTTTGTCATTGCACAATTAAAGTTGTCCTAAAGAGATGAGCCTCATTGGAGAGTCTCACTTGCTTTTTGCACATTACTCCTCGTTACTCTCCCTCATCTGCATCCCCCAGACCTGGGCAGCACCACAGCACTTCCAAGTATGAGCAGCACACTCCGGACCAAAGCATGGGGAAGGCGTTCTCGTCTTGTGGAGGGGACTGGAGTGTAGGGCAGAGGGCTTTACTCCACACAGTGGAAACATTTAATGCTGGATTCAGCCAACTGGTCACTTAGATGATCAATCCCAACTTCTGGGAGCCTGCTCCACTCCAGAAGATTCAACCACCAGATGATAATAGAAATACAATGAAACTTTATGGTGAAGTGCCTAACACAGCCCATTAAAAAGCATTATTCCAGTAGGCAAGCGACAAGGAGCCTTTCCTTGCTGGAGAGATGcctcctgaaagaaaacaaaacacaaaaaaaaaaaggaaaagaagaaacgAACCAAAAAATGGACAGTCTGCTCAGTGGGAGAGAAGAGGCAGCGGTAAATCTGATGGGGACAACACCAAGCCGTAGCTACACGCCTGCTCTCACAGTTTGCCTGAGTTGTTAAGATTCACAGACATGCACCGGCACTGCTTGACCTTCTGAATTTTCTTAAGTCGGAAAGGTGGGTCCAGCTCAGGGCACTCCAGCTGCACGGTCGAAGAGGTGACCTTGTGTGGCTTGCAGAAAGCACAGGACTGGAAggattcctcctcctttttcacATGCCGTGGGATGTAGAAGGAGTTGCACTGCCCATAGCAAAAGCGGTTGATGATGGTGCGGCTTATGCAGCCCTCCTCGCTGACAGTCTGCCGCAGAGGCTGTGTCTTGCACCAGTCGCTCTTGAGGTACTTCCTCTCGGTGACCACGAGGGCCTCCTGGCTGGAGGCCAGCACCTCCTTATTCAGCTGCTGCCTCCGCTCTGAGtggttgctgctgctgtctttgTAAGGGGAGGGAATGGCGCCTGCGGGACGGTTTTTCCTGGTGTCTGTTACTTGAACCAGTGCTGCCATCAGAAAAACGGACAAGGCAAATTTCCAAATCATCCTGCAATGGCAACACAAGTAGCTGTTAGGAGAGATACATTTTCAAACCACAGAACTGTAATGGAGTTGAACTTACGCATGCTTTTAGAAGTGGAGATTTTGCCGCCTCTGTAATCCCACCACTTTTCCTAGGAGATTAGCTCTACTCTAGGGTGATTATTTATCATGAAGTGGCCAGGCCCTGTGGAAAGTCACACTGCTCCCCCCCTgcgccccctccccctgcctcccaAGCTCTCcaactactttttttcccccatggggACACTGCTGCTTTGATCGCTGACGCAGTGATTTTACTGAAGCTTCAGCCAGAAAGGTTTCCTCCTTCTCTATGAAATCCTGGGCCAAACAGCTGGGCAAGCTCCTGGCTAGCAAAGGCTCAGGAGACTCCTGCCAATACTGTCACAGCTGACTGGGGGATGGTGGCGGTAGAGGCAGGGAATACCAGGTTACACAAGGTGAACTCCCGCCTGCCTCTCCAGCCCCCGAGTCACTGCCCAGCCTCATTCCACACAGAAGTACTGAGAGGTgtccaaaagcatatttttattgttttaaattgcTTCTGAAGTTTCTTGGGGCTTTTATGGCACTTACAGACTTGCATTTGTTGTCTTTGTGGGAGGCCGAAAACTTGATGGATTTATTCTTGCAGTAAGAGGAAATGCTTAAACACAACTTTGAGGACTTCATTATTGCAACGCCTCTTAGGCAAATGGTTTAAGAAGGTTTGTAAACAGGAGagaattcagtatttattttagatGTTAAGGAATAGGAGAGTTAAGGAATAAGCCAGTTGCTAGGTTAAAATAGCCAgttggcaaaaatattttttcctacagTTGTCTATTAAGATTTCTTGTTCTGTGGAGCATCTCTTACCAGCTCTTGGATTTTAATCAACCACTTGTCCAATTCATTTTAGTAATGTGTTTCGATGCACTTCCAGGATATCAGAATAGACATACTAAATTTCCTCATAAACTCGATGCTCACCAGTGAACTGCCACAACTCATTTGACAGTTCATTTCACCTCATTCTccctggaaagggagaaaagagggTCTCTAGGTTGCCAGAAGTGAGTGCAGCCCAGAAACTTCCACTTCAGAGGCAAGGACACTTCAAGCCTTTCTAAAAGTGCTCTGCTCACCTTTGTTCTTAACGGACTGCATTTTTATAACAGCTGAAAGACTATCCATCTCTTCCCAGAAAATCTTCAGATCCTTGcaagtaatgatttttttccctatagaGTGATGCCAAGACAAAAAAATACCACTGCACAGGCAAATATAGGTATGTTGAACACTGTAGACACCGGAGACGTTGCATAGGTATCCTAACATGAAAACATGCCATTTTCCAAACAGACACCAACAGATAAAAAAATGTTTGGAGCAAAGAAGACAACAGCAAGAACAAGTACTTCTCACTTAATAAAGCAGACCTAATGTATTTCACCCCCATGGAGATAAAGGGAAGGAACTACTGTGGCAGACTAAGTGAGATAACATACCTTTACACGATTTCCTAAGTTTATGAGATCTCAGTGTCAGGATTTGACCAGATTTCTAAGGGGAGAAGTTTGAAGTGCTGAAGGAAAGGGAAGTGCTAATCCTATGGATGTAAATGGAGGATGTTCTGCTGCAGAGTTAAATTTCACCAGACTCTGTGATTGAAACAGAACCACCTTTAAACGAAAACCAGTATGTCTAAAGTCCAAAGAAGCTCATTCATCTGCAACCATGCCAGCTGCCCACTGACACCCATTGCGGCCATGGGTACTTTAAATCAGTGGCCTATTTTCACACTGCTTAGCATTCAGCGCACAAGCCCAGATGTTTTGTCCAGAGTCTTTAAATGAAGCAAGACTAGACTTGGCTTTGCTCACAGGTATTGTCGCCAAGATCATTGGATGTCAACCCACACAGCCAGGCCAAAACCTAATCAGGTAATTAGTTTCAGTTGAATATAGTGTTCCATGCTTCCTTTCAAACCATTCCCATGTTATTCTGCACTGATGGCTACATTTCAGTAGTGGATAAAACAACTGATCCCCACTGGTTTGTGTTTTACATAGAAAGGGGAGAACAAACCCCAGGAGTTACAAGCCTACATCTAGAAAAAGACAGAGGTGAGCTCTCCACAAGATGCTGTATGCCAACACTCCTCAGGTGTACTCTTCTACTCTTCTCTTGAAATGCAAGCTCACAAAGTAATTGTGATAACTCTACTGTCCTTTGGCGGCGGGGGGCAGTCCTTTTCATAAGGGATATCACCTCTCCTGTCTCATTTCTCTGGTCCTGAGGGAAAGAGTACAGTACAAGCCAGAGGCACATCAGAAGGAGAGACAGActctttcccccaccccttcctcttttctttggGAAACCCGGTCTTGACACGTCCACATTTTCTTATCACAAAATGCAAGTTGAAACTGTTTCCCTTTCATGTCAAGGATGAGGTCAAGTAGAAATCCTATGTAGGAATTAAGGAAAGTTGACAGAGAGCTAACAACTCAAAGTCTACAATATGAAGAAATATAGTGGCTTTCTAATTACTGAAATAGTTTTATGTAGGCATGGAGAGCCATTCAACAGAGTAAGTAGGATTTATTCAGTAAGTCTATGTTTATAACTAATAAAGCATTATTAATCAAAGCCACTATTGTAAGGTTATAAACCAAACACTGCAGTACATGTTAGCAAGTACTTCTACAGACAGGTGGGAACGCACCACCTATATCTGTCATTGATCCTTATCAAACTTGTACCTTAAAATGTTTACATAATAGAATAATAATCTATTTAACACTTGCAGGTCAAATGTGCATCCTGTCAAATCGTGGAATTTCTAATCACAGGGTTGCCCCTTACTAGCCTGCAAATCACCCCTTTCTAAGCCCTGGTACACAAACCCCCTATTCAAGCAAGTAAGGGTGCAAACAAGGTCACCTGGTGCCAGCAACATGCCAAGGAATACATATATTTTCAGTGCTCAcatgcaaagagaagaaaaaccccGGTATTCTCAGAGAAACAGAACATTCTGGTAAGCTCAGTCTGAATGCAAACAACATGGTGAAGGCTGCCTGTCTGCAGACAGAGCAGGATGAGAAGAAACACAAAGCGTACTAGAGGAGAATCTGGCTTCTGGCAAGAACAGGGCAGTTCTGTCCTACTTAGATGTCACAGAATTGAACAGCATGTGGCTGAGACCAAGCAAGTGAGAACTGCCTCAGGAGACCAATGCCTCTAAAACTTGCACAAACGCCAGCCTGGGCCCACCGTTTC
Coding sequences within:
- the GREM2 gene encoding gremlin-2; translation: MIWKFALSVFLMAALVQVTDTRKNRPAGAIPSPYKDSSSNHSERRQQLNKEVLASSQEALVVTERKYLKSDWCKTQPLRQTVSEEGCISRTIINRFCYGQCNSFYIPRHVKKEEESFQSCAFCKPHKVTSSTVQLECPELDPPFRLKKIQKVKQCRCMSVNLNNSGKL